The genome window CCAGGTGTCTTTGATAGAAAATTATAGATCAGCACAGTCGTTACTAAACTTTTCAGATAATATTATATCTCAACAACTAacagaaagaataaaaagagaacCATTAAAAGGTCAATATGATCACAGACTTAAACCCTTTTTTTCGCATTTCGAACGGACAGATTCTATGGAGAATAATGAAACCAATGGTATTGCACATGAAATCATCTATTTGTTATCTCTTCCAAATCTCTACAAATATTCAGATATTTCTATATTGGTCAGAACAAGACGCCAAGTatatgatattgaaaaatccTTGTTGAAAAGACACATCCCATATAAAGTtataaattcaaaagcTATATGGGAGAGAAAAGAATCTGGCATGTTTCTAGACTATTTACGTGTTATTTCACAAAAGCACACTACTTTAGCAACTTTGAGATGTTTACAATTCTCAACAAACGGAATAGGCCCTGCAACTGTCAAAATTATCAAGCAATTTATGGATTCTCACAACGGAGAGTGTTCTTTCGATGCTCTGAAAACTCTTTGTAACAGTAAAACATTAAAAGGTGAAAAAATCATGCAAGCATTGTGCTCATTTGTTACAAATATCgaaaaactacaaaaagCATGCCAAACTTACAACTCTTATGATGACATGAAAGAGTTGTTCGTCCAAATATATGTACTAGGCAAACTATATCTGGTTCTAGATGGGACTACCGAAGAGTTAGacaagaaaatatatgaaaACAAATCTCGAATGGTTGAATTCCTCGAATCTGAGCATCCAACCATgtttaaaatatatgaaaTATTCACTGAATACCAGATATCCAACACAGATGAACTTATCTCAATAAAGAATGATTCTGATAATCTTGACGATTTAGAGTTGGTTTACGAGAATCATGacaatattaatataaaTATTCTGGAAGTTTTAAACCTATTCGTAAAATCGGTTGCATTATATgcttcagaagaagaagattttaaaaataaatcaCAACGATCATCAGAACCAAATGAGAAAGTTACAGTTTCGACTATTCATGCAGCGAAAGGGCTAGAATGGCCCGTCGTTTTTATTCCATCAATTAATGAAGGATTGATTCCATTTACGGATAAATCTGCACGACAGAGATTGGAAGATTTGGCTGAGCTGCGTCAAGAAGATAGATCAGAAGGGGATGAGAGTGATGAACTAGTAAATAACTCAACGAAACAACACttaaaagagaaggaagaagaaataatGGATGATATGGCGAAGATTCTAAacgaagaaagaagaatttttttCGTCGCAATCACAAGAGCAAAGCACCTACTATACCTTTCTTCGTCAGGGAAGAAGAGTGTGTTTTTAGAGAAATGCGAACCTTTTTACTCTCAAAACACCCTCCtaaatgataaagaaaCCATTGAGAAATTCTACAATTCAATCCAAAAGACATTGAAGGAAGAACCTTTGAAaatatctttgaacaaATTATGCGAAGACTAcagaaaatacaaaaagaGAAGGTCAAAAGATCTTATATGGAATGGAGAAGTCATaaattcattttcttcaatagaCTTTTCCTGTAATACTAAACCAATAAATTCAATTGGGGTTAAACATGCCTTCAAACCAGCCAGCTCACTTCTATCAATAAACAGCCCCACTTTgatcaaaaacaacaactcGACAAGACCGAATACAACTAGTGATGTTAAAAGAGGCGAAACGTCTTCttccaacaaaaattcCGACACCTTGCAGGCCAATAATAAGAAACGAAGAGTATGTATAGACATGATATTCGCTAAGAAAACTAACAATGAACTCAAACTTGTGGGAAAGTTGTCACCTAAGAACGTTTTATCAGCTAGTAATACAACAGTAATTAAGCCCAATGCTCCTAAAAACTATAAAGTTCCTAAGACCCTTAGTACACCAACACCAGGGAAACAAAAGTCATATGCTCCTGCATATACACCGGTAAGGAACAATGCTGCTTATATATCAAAACGTAAAGGCAACACGGGCGGGACAAAAATTGTTCCAAAGTAATAATTATCTGCTGAAGTTACGTTATTTCATAGTCCAAGGGGGCCTTTTACATATTTGCTTTATGTAGATTCCgtatatatcaatattttataattttaatttaaaAGGAACCTTTAATGCAAATATTGCAAGGAATAGTGCGTAGACAATCAATATAGtcattgattttgaagGTGAAGAGTCAATCGTATTAAAAGTGAAATTTATCATACCAGTACTAACGTTTGAGACCAAAAACATCGCCATACCATTTTTGTTAACTGCAACATATGTATCAGAAACAAACGCGCCCCCTGCAAAACATTCTACGATTATATGATAGCATGTTAGGATCAATAAATTGAAAGTAGTGACAACTGATGAGTATCCCAATGATGCGAACCTTCTTGAGATTTGTAGCGGATGATTGTTAATTAAAAAGTAGGAAATGAGGAAACTGAGTATTGTATATCTCAATAATCTCCATAATGTTTGCATTGTATCAGAATTCGAGAAGATAATACTACCTACTTGTTGGCCACACAAGTAGATAATACAATAGCCGACAAATGAGAAAATACCCTCTCGATTTGCAGAAATGAAATCTGTTCTATCTGCATTGAGTAAATAGTCCAGAAAAGTTGGAGAAGACATCAGATAATATTCGTATACAAGGGCACCAATTAAGCCTAACGCAAACCTTAATTTCATACTGAAGAAGTCGAATGCAATTGATACGAGAGGAAGTAGTGACAAcgtgaagaaaaagttcCAATGAACACCGTATTCCGTAACATGTTCCTGATAATTAGTAGCTTTAACGGAGAAAAGACGAATCAATCCTAATACTAATAGTATTAAAGTAGACCTGAGAGATTCTCTAATTCTTGCTAGCCTAGAGAGTTGTGAGCTCTTTTTGAACCTTCTATAGCTTATTATTCCGTTACTGAAAACGAATGAACCAACACCTAAATCCATCAACGAGATTCCCCATGTTTCCACTTTAGCATACTTTCTGGGGAAAATAGGGAAATCAACGGCAAGAATtgcaaaagaagttaaGATTAACATGGTGCTTCTGTATACTGTTAAAGTTGCTGATTGCCCATCATTACgcttttcttccttttgttttggCATACCTTTTGGTGCATTTGTAAGAACACCTAAAGCACTTAGAGCGATCATACAAGTAAGCAACGGCTGCTCTCCAAAAATGGTAACGCTGAAAAGTAGACTCAACCAATTTAGAGAGAAATCAAGCCAGAATGAGTGCTTTAGCCAAGGGTTTCTTGAAACGATGAATATCCAAGCAGCGTTACATAAAATGCCTGCTAATGTGACATCTCTTAAATCGGCAATTGAACTTCCTGAATGACCGGTAAcaaactcttcttttcgACGTTTCAAATCTGCAGCATCTTGTATCGAACTCATTGCACTAGCACGCGTATTGCGTCTCTTAATTGACTTGCTTTCTCTGCTTCAAAGTTGTTACTGTCTTTTTATTGTTTCGAAAGATTCAAggtatttttattttgcaTGTACGCAATTcatttcttgttctctCAGATATGGTGATGCCCAAAGCTACTTTACTTTAAAGAGAAAATGGACCCAATAAAACATGGTCATTTTGAATGTGGGTAGGATCTGAATATATTGCAAGTATGTAATTATTACAGAGCCATTAACTCTATTTTATACTTAAGTAGCTGTAAAAAAGCTGGATGATTATGTATTAATTTGGTTAAACTCGTGAAATGACATCGTTAACTTGACTTCTTGTTgagatttttcttctcttcacATTTTTAGGAGCCGTTCCGTACGTTATTTGGGTATGTGTGATATGATCATGGTTGTTTGGGTCTGActcttgatcttcttgaataaAACTAGGCTCctcattttccttttccaaGGTATTTGACAGTAGTTTTCCCCAACGACTTTCTCTGTGTGGAACGTTTATATGCTCAGAcgctgctgaagaagaggctGCTGAAGATGGTCTCGTAATAGCAGGAGTCCCCATTTCTGACACAGATTCTAATTTCTCctgctgctgtttctgttgctgttgtaCTGGTTTTGGAATAATTTGCAGCATGAAATCAGTTTTGGAACCTTTTGGACAGGAAATGCACCAGTTAACATCGTTGAAATAGATGTTGACTGAAGGTTTATTCTGCTTCATAGATCGGTGGAACATTTCAATAATAAAGCTGGGCGTAAGTATTGGTATTTGGTGTCTTGTCTTGACAAATTCGAATTTCCGTTTCATCGAATTCTTGAACATTTGCGCTTGGTTCAATGATATCTTCATGTCAAGATCGGTTCGGAACATGGAAGCGTATTTATTCTGTCTGAGGGTATGCTCTTTTGGAATAGAAGTGAGCTGAGAGATGTTGACTAGTAGGAAGTCCGTCTTCTTAGTCAATTTCTCATGGTGCTCGAACCCTATACTTTTCAATACCTCTATAATTTTGTTTATGTGAAGAAGTTCTACACCATGGAATCCAGTTATATGGAAGGAGAGATTTGAGCCATGCAATAATGATTGCGGAGGTGTGAATTCGAATTTGTTGTAAAAAGGCTGGGACCAGAGGTCTGGAGCCAAAAGCTGCTCATAATACAAGCAGCGCTCTATAAAGAACTCTGTCAACCATTGGGCCCCTGGGGGCAAGTCTGGAAGGAGAGTAGCTGCGTACTGGCTCGAACATATGTAGAAAACGCCTGGTTTTGTCGGTGAGGAATCGGTACTGAATAAGGAGCAAGTGCCTTTGTTTCCGTGGATCACACTGGATAAGATGGTTACTTGTCTTGGCTCAAAACGGTATAGCACAAAATGGCAATCGGCGAAAATATTGCTGCCGCCAGGGGTAGACGCAAGCATTTTCTCACGCACGGGTATACTTTCCGAGTCCTGGTTTACTGATTCTGCTGCCACTGTCGCTGCCGCCGCCGCCGCAGGTGGGTTCACAGACCCCTGTCTGGACGCCGATCGGTCTTCTCTGGCTAGAAGCTTGCCCCATATTTGCGTGGCCTGCGGTTTGAACTTGTCAATTGCGATTTTCAGCGGGGCTACCGAATCCCCGGGAAGCGGGTTCTGTTGATCCTGCTGCGGCAGATCCTGtttctgctgcttcttATGCACCTTGATGTAACTACCGGCTCCAATTTCCTCGTAATCCAGCGACTGGcagttcttcaaaagataGTATCCATTGAAGTCCAGAGTCCCCATTCTATCCATGCAATCCACTATCCATTTCGGGTGAACAACAGGAACATCCTCCTCCATTGCCGCCTGCACACGATGGCCCGATAGATCGTCCGTCACAAATATCGTCATCAGTCCAGCCGCAGATTTCGACGAAGACGAGTTCCTGATAAAATGGTCCGTATCAAGCCTCTTTACTTTCCCCAATTTGCACAACTCCACAAGCTTTTCAAGCGTATACCCGCCACACGTCCCCACACGCCctataaatatattgaaCCTGTCAAATGGCGGCACCGTATATTGTTCTGCCATATACTTTAGCATGTCGAACTTCGCCAGCTGTAAAAGATCCTGTCCACTTAACCACATTTCGTACAGCTCATCGATACATTCAGCCCTAACAAACACAATATCCGTTCTATTCTTAATGGCAAAGTTGTACTTTGCCGTAAACAATTCTCCAACCACCAAAACATTCACCAGCCGTGTCAAATCCTTGGTGAACGTCCCTCCAAGCTTCGTTACCTTTTGGCATATACTGTCCGAAACCGATGCTGGAACTGAAGTGGGACAAAAAACGAGTCCTCTAAACCCTTTTCCAGACATTACAGTACTCAATGTCCTTGCCAATTGTCTTCATAAAGCAGCTAAGTCCAAGCTTTAGCCTCTAGCTTGCAAATCACCGAccactcttcttctgttaatcctattttatatacacatatgtGCTGATTTGGCTATAgcataataatatattcaATGTCTGTTCTACATGCGATGCGATACGAGTTGCGGcatacaaaagaaagaaaacgaaaaacgaaaaaagCGAAAAACgtataaaaaaataaataagtGCGCGTTGACGCGTCACGTAAACAAAACCACGTGACACGAATTATGTGTCGGTGTACCACGTGatcaacaaacaaacaaacaaacaaacagtAAACCAAAAGTCCAGGCGGGCAGGCTTCGGGCGGGCTTCACAGCGCGTCTTCCTCCCCTCCACCCCCCCTACTTAATACTTTCCCTCCACCCCCCTCCGTTCGGAGTGGCAGGCCCCCCTGGAGTCCGTCACGTCACCGTCCTGGAGCGAAACGGATCCCGCCTGGGGTGGTGGTAGTCAACATCCGCACACCGCACCACAATACTCGCCGAGAAAACCCGTACCAGGAGGAAGGCACACCCTACACCCGGGTAACAGCCGGAGTTTGGTACACCTCCCTCGCTCCGTGCAGTGTAGTAGTGATGAGCTCAGCGTAGCTGCcacaaaaaagaattaagAGAATTAAAATAATGACTGAAACGAACACCCCTCTCCCTACGCCCTTGCTCTGCTCTGCCGTGCCCATCCTTCGCCCAGCCCAATGATGTCAGGTCAAGCAGCTCCAAGTTCCAAGTTCCTACACATCACTCGCAGTTACCCCGCAGCCTTTTCTCCGGAACGAAAAAGTCTAAACCCTGTTTCTCTGCCCCTCCTACATCCCTTTCTGCGGCATGCCcagggaaaaaaaaataaccGACACAAAAGCGcacgcacacacacacacacggCTGCACGCGGTTACACACGGTTACACAAGGTAGTACAAGGTAGTACAAGGCAGCACGACGTAACACAAAAACGGTCCAATGTGATATAGGACCGGCCGAATGGAAGTTGCGATGTgtgtatatgtgtgtgtgagtCGTACCTTAAAACAATTTCCCAGTGAGTGCTTCTAACACTACCAGAAATCGTCGCTTCCTCTATGGAAATCGCTAACCATTAGCGTCATTTTTTCCCTCTCGCTTCCCTTTTCTTATACTTCCCAGTACTGTTGTTATATGGTGTTCGTTTGGTAGCCCAGTTTTGTCCTGTAATTGCAAGGCTGATTCAAAGCCGGGTTTAGAGATGGGAAATTTCTGGCGTAATTTTCTGGCTTCGCAGTTGCAGCAGAGCAGGCTGGTAGATTGAGTCGAGTTTGCGTGCGCCTTGGGTTTTGGGACGACCTATTGGACAGTTCAGGCTCCAATTGTCGTTGAAATTTGCAGTgtagtaataataagagtatatatatatatatgtatgtgGGGTTGCTATGTACCCTAGGGCAAGCAAAAGGCTGAAGTTGGTTCGGAGTTGGGTTTTTGGTTGGCCAAAGTAAGAAATAGAAGCAGGCCAGGGAGGATGCCCAGCGTAACGGACGATCCTCAGGGCATGAAGCGGGAGCAGCTGGTAGGACCCGCTGGAGCGGGTCCTGACTCCGATTCAGCAGCCTCCAGCAGCAGTAAttacaataataatagcagTTCTACTAATACTAACCATGGAAATGGCCATGGTAATGGTAATGGGACGAAAAAGCGCAAGTATGGGAAAGTAGACAGACATAACGAAAAAGAGTTATTGCCCACACCGctggtgaagaagaagcggtTTTCACAGGCGTGCGACAGGTGCAGGCTTAAGAAGGTGAAATGTGACGGGCTTAAGCCTAGTTGCACGAATTGTCGCAAGATCGGGTACCATTGCTCTACAAGCGATAAGCTTACCAGACGCGGGTTCCCGCGTGGGTACACGGAGATGCTCGAGAGCGAGATCATCAAGTTGCAGCGGATGTGTGGCTTGATCGATGAGAATGGCGAGACCGTGGCGGAGGGGTCAGAGGAACAGCTCAGACGGCTCCAGAACAACATGGCGATGGCAAGCGATGGGACTTGTAATCCAAGTGCTGCTGGGAATGTCAATGTCAACATCAACGTTTCACAGCAGAATCCTAATGCTACAGACGATATCGCAAAAGATCAGCAACCCCCAGCAAGCGCAAGTACCGGCTCATTCCTCCCGTTCATCAACGACACTTTCCACAAATTCCCAAACTACATTCATGACCAGGTCTACCTTGGAAATTTCACCTGGAACTGCATCATCAATGCCAACAAGCCGTACCTAAAATCGTGGCAGTATAACAGGTCGCTTGTGCATGATCCTGTATTGTCGTTCCTCAGCCTGCACTTCCCGCTATCTTCCAGCGGCGTGCCCACGAATATTCCACTCTCTACTGAGGACCTCATGCGGCTCATCGACAAATACCTACACTCCAACCAGATTTTCCCCTACCTTTTGGGCGATTCGTGGCATCAGCGGATAATGTCAGTGCTTACGGGCTCTTCAACAGCATGTGATCCAGCAGTTTCGATAGTGCTCATCCTTATTGTCCAATTTGAGCTAAACTGTTTCCCAAAGGAAACCGTTTTCCAAGCCATCAAATTGTTCGGAGCCTTATCACAGGATAGATTGTGTGCCATCCAATTGATCAATTTTGGTATTCGCTATTTCATGTCCCAAGAAAACTCTTACGCAGTGATATGGACAAACGATTTGATTAGTTTCAACCAGTACATGATCACGAACTCGGCTCTCTTCTTAAATTACAACAACTTGGTGGGACACGAGCACTCcacttcaaaaacaattcGACTCCTCACTTTCTACCAGTTCCAGATCTTCCAAATCTGGTGGAGTTTCATCAACGGCTTGCCAAAGACAAACTTCTTGACTGATGAGTTCCACCCACCGTTAATCCAGGACTTCCCTCCCAATTTGAAGATGTTCCAGCTTGTTTACGACTTCATTATCCAGCTAGACGGATGCCATTTGCAACTTTTGGTAAATAAGACCAATAATAAGTACCAGTACCTCATCGAATCATTTGGCTATAAGTTGATATATCAATGGAAAGTCTACCACCATTTGCAAGATCACGATTTCAAACAGATACAGCTAGAAAATAATGATCTCTTGGAGATAGGTATCACCTTGGTCTATCTTGTATGTCGGTATTTGCAACAGCCAAAATCCATAGAGCTCTCATATGAAATTATTTCTCTATATTGGCTGATATTGTCCGACAACTCCAACGTCAAACCCATaaattcaagaattttGAAGACAGTACAGTTTATGCCTTTGAACAATAAACAATTGATTGAGAATTGTTTGGTCAATTTACTCAACGAACCCAAACAATCGTTCAACTGGTTTAAATACAAGAAACTCTTGAAAAGATGGGTTACCATCTGGATGGATGACAACGATATCTTTTCCAAACTAATTTCTCATTACCAGCTTCCTATTGGAATGACAGACATTTCACCAACAGTATCTAACTTTAAACCTTTGGAAATAGTTATGGACCCTGTTGCTGATCCATCAAGCCTTTTCAAGATATACAATGACGTAGACAATTTCATCGATGACGAGGGCTACGAGGAAGATAATGAAAGCGACTATCAAGAGCTCGTGATACTGCCCAAGAGACGTACAATTGgccatcatcatccatcaGCGAAAGCTTCAAGCATTCATAAAAATACCACCAGAACTGATTTCTCgcttttcaacaacaagatCGAccatatcatcatcaaagaatgatgatgatggtggtggtgatgatgatgattataatgatgaagacaaccagtaaagaaaataaacAAAGACAAGCGGAAAACCATTAAAAATCACAGACCAgtcattttctttattttatgtTTCCACCATTGTGCCAGACCATAATATTCTACTCCGTTAAGTACCAAGTACTATCAGGGCaatcaaattcaattctgcttagttcaattcaattaatTTTAtctcatttcatttcaattcaTGTCATGCCATGTCATCTCATTTCATCTCATTTCATCTCATTTCAAttcatttcaattcaattcatttctttattagttatttttttattgctGTATACGAAGAATATTTATTTCATACTATTACCATAGTACATTCCTTCATCACGGTTTATATCAAGGCACTCTCTATAGGTTTCGTTCTTGGCTACTCACCCTTTATAACTAATCGAAAATCTAATTCCTTCATTAAAGCTTAAtacaaaatcaaaaaaaaggaacaTCTTTTAATTCTAAAGGTACGTTGGCCAAAAAGAAGGCCATAAAACACAAGATATGTAGTTATAAACTTTTTAAAACATCAAACTCAGCTACGTAGCACCATTAGCAATGGTAAAATTTAGTTTACCTGATCCAGATAGCGAAGATGAGATTGATTTGATAAATACTACGGCTAAAAAACCTACTTTTAAAGCACTATCcgatgaggaagatgagAATGATAATAGCGGtaagaagttcaagttcaagttgAAAAGGAATCAGAAGACCAACCTGATACAGGAAGATACTTTCGAGGATGATTACTCTGACTTGTTTGTACAGAAGAATGAGAACCAGAAGAGAAACGCGCAATCGGCTGTCCAGTCTATGGGAAATACGGTGAAGGTGTTGAATTTAGAAGATTTAGAAGGatctgaagaagatccagaTGATGGGCAAGAAAATGACACCAAAATGTCgatacagaagaaaactGTGACGTTTGATCCAAATCCAGACTCTAAAGTCACCGAAAAATCATACGTGAAGTTACTTAGCAAGCAAGATAAAGAAGACTTGAAGGAGCTTGGAATAACCGCCCAGGCGGATATAAATACAGAAGTTGACGATGTGCTCATGATGGAGGACTCCTTACAGGATGAAAGATTGGCGCTCGGCGACAAGGATAACCGTCTTATGCAGCAGCGAAAACGCCAAGAGATCGAACAGTTGATAGCCTTACATGATGATAGAACTCTGAATGAAACAGATTTACTCTCAGACGAACTACAGCAATTACAAAAGATGAGCGGAAAGACAACAGTTCTCTTGCCAAAATTACAACCGGAACAAACTACCCAAGAATTGTCAACTGAATTGACTGCTCTTGCTCACCAAGACACGAAGGAAGTGCTAATTAATAAAAGAATCGAAGCACTAGAGAATAAACTACAGAATTTGAGTGTTACCAAGGAGAAATTACTTGAAGAGTTTTTCAATACCTGTAAACCGAAAGACCAACAAAATTTGGCAACGTTAAACTCCTAAATACAGGCCAAAAAAGCACTATTAACAAAATATGCTGCTTGTTTCTGGCTAGCATactgtttgttcttctgcGAGTTATGAAGTTTAGAGCGCTGTAAAAATCGAACCTGCGACTACGAGGACCAGAATATTTTTCCTCTCTTCATCCTGgtcgaaaaaaaaaaaaaaagtaatcTGCTCTTGGCACCCGCCCCCACGCtaaatcacgtgatttcattttttttttttttttttttttaaccGTTTCCCAATGTTACTCATTTTCCCTTGGTAGAAAAAAGCGAATGATTCATACGTATACTGTTTTGTTAGTCACATATTCTAACAAAATACATTTTTTCAGTGGTGAGTCATTAAGTGCTATACGTCCGTATACCATGATGGACTCATTTAAAAACAGCACGAAAACGGCAATGGTTTGAAATGCCTTGTGCGCTATTCATTGCGTCGTTTTGCTCAAAAATGccatatattata of Kluyveromyces marxianus DMKU3-1042 DNA, complete genome, chromosome 3 contains these proteins:
- the SRS2 gene encoding ATP-dependent helicase; amino-acid sequence: MEELIKGLNERQRLAVTHRETDVLQVLAGPGTGKTKVLTARFAYLVTEKKIHPLRIIMTTFTKKAANEIKERLQPILKEVGISADGLLIGTFHSICSRILRQAGHLINIPKNWSIAKSEDFSTVIKTILEDMPEYIIQSSRFTTELLDKRQNVNVIRNKIADLKSKGITPQIYLSDSTSDPAISYIYEHLQKMLLSEALLDFDDILLYTKILLENHTVWPFIKHVLVDEFQDTNDLQLELVYLLSRGSHGSCSGITAVGDPDQSIYGFRFASSDNFLKLKNRSPVEFNQVSLIENYRSAQSLLNFSDNIISQQLTERIKREPLKGQYDHRLKPFFSHFERTDSMENNETNGIAHEIIYLLSLPNLYKYSDISILVRTRRQVYDIEKSLLKRHIPYKVINSKAIWERKESGMFLDYLRVISQKHTTLATLRCLQFSTNGIGPATVKIIKQFMDSHNGECSFDALKTLCNSKTLKGEKIMQALCSFVTNIEKLQKACQTYNSYDDMKELFVQIYVLGKLYLVLDGTTEELDKKIYENKSRMVEFLESEHPTMFKIYEIFTEYQISNTDELISIKNDSDNLDDLELVYENHDNININILEVLNLFVKSVALYASEEEDFKNKSQRSSEPNEKVTVSTIHAAKGLEWPVVFIPSINEGLIPFTDKSARQRLEDLAELRQEDRSEGDESDELVNNSTKQHLKEKEEEIMDDMAKILNEERRIFFVAITRAKHLLYLSSSGKKSVFLEKCEPFYSQNTLLNDKETIEKFYNSIQKTLKEEPLKISLNKLCEDYRKYKKRRSKDLIWNGEVINSFSSIDFSCNTKPINSIGVKHAFKPASSLLSINSPTLIKNNNSTRPNTTSDVKRGETSSSNKNSDTLQANNKKRRVCIDMIFAKKTNNELKLVGKLSPKNVLSASNTTVIKPNAPKNYKVPKTLSTPTPGKQKSYAPAYTPVRNNAAYISKRKGNTGGTKIVPK
- the GWT1 gene encoding glucosaminyl-phosphotidylinositol O-acyltransferase, encoding MSSIQDAADLKRRKEEFVTGHSGSSIADLRDVTLAGILCNAAWIFIVSRNPWLKHSFWLDFSLNWLSLLFSVTIFGEQPLLTCMIALSALGVLTNAPKGMPKQKEEKRNDGQSATLTVYRSTMLILTSFAILAVDFPIFPRKYAKVETWGISLMDLGVGSFVFSNGIISYRRFKKSSQLSRLARIRESLRSTLILLVLGLIRLFSVKATNYQEHVTEYGVHWNFFFTLSLLPLVSIAFDFFSMKLRFALGLIGALVYEYYLMSSPTFLDYLLNADRTDFISANREGIFSFVGYCIIYLCGQQVGSIIFSNSDTMQTLWRLLRYTILSFLISYFLINNHPLQISRRFASLGYSSVVTTFNLLILTCYHIIVECFAGGAFVSDTYVAVNKNGMAMFLVSNVSTGMINFTFNTIDSSPSKSMTILIVYALFLAIFALKVPFKLKL
- the DPB11 gene encoding protein kinase activating protein DPB11; translated protein: MSGKGFRGLVFCPTSVPASVSDSICQKVTKLGGTFTKDLTRLVNVLVVGELFTAKYNFAIKNRTDIVFVRAECIDELYEMWLSGQDLLQLAKFDMLKYMAEQYTVPPFDRFNIFIGRVGTCGGYTLEKLVELCKLGKVKRLDTDHFIRNSSSSKSAAGLMTIFVTDDLSGHRVQAAMEEDVPVVHPKWIVDCMDRMGTLDFNGYYLLKNCQSLDYEEIGAGSYIKVHKKQQKQDLPQQDQQNPLPGDSVAPLKIAIDKFKPQATQIWGKLLAREDRSASRQGSVNPPAAAAAATVAAESVNQDSESIPVREKMLASTPGGSNIFADCHFVLYRFEPRQVTILSSVIHGNKGTCSLFSTDSSPTKPGVFYICSSQYAATLLPDLPPGAQWLTEFFIERCLYYEQLLAPDLWSQPFYNKFEFTPPQSLLHGSNLSFHITGFHGVELLHINKIIEVLKSIGFEHHEKLTKKTDFLLVNISQLTSIPKEHTLRQNKYASMFRTDLDMKISLNQAQMFKNSMKRKFEFVKTRHQIPILTPSFIIEMFHRSMKQNKPSVNIYFNDVNWCISCPKGSKTDFMLQIIPKPVQQQQKQQQEKLESVSEMGTPAITRPSSAASSSAASEHINVPHRESRWGKLLSNTLEKENEEPSFIQEDQESDPNNHDHITHTQITYGTAPKNVKRRKISTRSQVNDVISRV
- the SIP4 gene encoding Sip4p, whose product is MPSVTDDPQGMKREQLVGPAGAGPDSDSAASSSSNYNNNSSSTNTNHGNGHGNGNGTKKRKYGKVDRHNEKELLPTPLVKKKRFSQACDRCRLKKVKCDGLKPSCTNCRKIGYHCSTSDKLTRRGFPRGYTEMLESEIIKLQRMCGLIDENGETVAEGSEEQLRRLQNNMAMASDGTCNPSAAGNVNVNINVSQQNPNATDDIAKDQQPPASASTGSFLPFINDTFHKFPNYIHDQVYLGNFTWNCIINANKPYLKSWQYNRSLVHDPVLSFLSLHFPLSSSGVPTNIPLSTEDLMRLIDKYLHSNQIFPYLLGDSWHQRIMSVLTGSSTACDPAVSIVLILIVQFELNCFPKETVFQAIKLFGALSQDRLCAIQLINFGIRYFMSQENSYAVIWTNDLISFNQYMITNSALFLNYNNLVGHEHSTSKTIRLLTFYQFQIFQIWWSFINGLPKTNFLTDEFHPPLIQDFPPNLKMFQLVYDFIIQLDGCHLQLLVNKTNNKYQYLIESFGYKLIYQWKVYHHLQDHDFKQIQLENNDLLEIGITLVYLVCRYLQQPKSIELSYEIISLYWLILSDNSNVKPINSRILKTVQFMPLNNKQLIENCLVNLLNEPKQSFNWFKYKKLLKRWVTIWMDDNDIFSKLISHYQLPIGMTDISPTVSNFKPLEIVMDPVADPSSLFKIYNDVDNFIDDEGYEEDNESDYQELVILPKRRTIGHHHPSAKASSIHKNTTRTDFSLFNNKIDHIIIKE
- the NTR2 gene encoding Ntr2p; protein product: MVKFSLPDPDSEDEIDLINTTAKKPTFKALSDEEDENDNSGKKFKFKLKRNQKTNLIQEDTFEDDYSDLFVQKNENQKRNAQSAVQSMGNTVKVLNLEDLEGSEEDPDDGQENDTKMSIQKKTVTFDPNPDSKVTEKSYVKLLSKQDKEDLKELGITAQADINTEVDDVLMMEDSLQDERLALGDKDNRLMQQRKRQEIEQLIALHDDRTLNETDLLSDELQQLQKMSGKTTVLLPKLQPEQTTQELSTELTALAHQDTKEVLINKRIEALENKLQNLSVTKEKLLEEFFNTCKPKDQQNLATLNS